The following are encoded together in the Candidatus Melainabacteria bacterium genome:
- a CDS encoding efflux RND transporter periplasmic adaptor subunit, protein MLAFYIFCIFCIFCPLSPPCFGHGDDIAFKAKFKKIPTSNVDIKGTGIETKIIKEEIVDDIVRTTGQIEEIPNNKFDVNSPVQGKVISVLVDLGTMVQGGQGLATIQSTEIAKLQSELNQSEAELELAKNNFDREEKLFEKRITAKKDLDVAKAALASAEAKLTAARNNLKILTNQNENLEQGIFTIKTPKAGTIVERNITIGQVVNVNQIIFRGLDLTKVWASADIYEKDRSKINKNQKAIVILDGAQDKAFTGNITYIGSVINKETRTLPVKVLLDNKESVLNPGAFIQLNISTGQKKNLIVIPRTALAQIDKEGTEGKHKHIVYLKEGKFFIPRKIEVEAHDSDTVEVISGLTPGEVIVSKGTYQLEFGEGEEEHEHIKQEKTYPKWLIPVGFLITLIVGFLLGKKKPRTSL, encoded by the coding sequence ATGCTTGCTTTTTACATTTTTTGTATTTTCTGTATTTTCTGTCCACTGTCTCCACCATGCTTTGGACATGGAGATGATATTGCTTTTAAAGCAAAGTTTAAAAAAATACCAACCAGTAATGTAGACATTAAAGGTACCGGAATTGAAACAAAAATAATTAAAGAAGAAATAGTCGATGATATAGTAAGAACAACAGGTCAAATTGAAGAAATCCCAAATAATAAATTTGATGTAAACTCACCAGTTCAGGGTAAAGTAATTTCTGTCCTTGTTGATTTAGGTACTATGGTACAAGGAGGTCAAGGGCTTGCAACTATCCAAAGTACTGAGATAGCAAAACTACAGTCCGAGCTTAATCAATCTGAAGCAGAGCTTGAGCTTGCAAAAAATAATTTTGACAGAGAAGAAAAGCTGTTTGAAAAAAGAATAACTGCAAAAAAAGACCTTGATGTAGCAAAAGCAGCACTAGCAAGTGCTGAGGCTAAATTAACTGCAGCAAGAAATAATTTAAAAATATTAACTAATCAAAATGAAAATTTAGAACAAGGGATTTTTACTATTAAAACTCCTAAAGCTGGAACAATAGTAGAAAGAAATATAACTATTGGTCAAGTTGTAAATGTAAACCAAATAATATTTCGTGGACTTGATTTAACAAAAGTCTGGGCAAGTGCAGATATATATGAAAAAGACAGAAGTAAAATCAATAAAAATCAAAAAGCAATTGTAATTTTAGATGGAGCACAAGATAAAGCTTTTACTGGAAATATTACATATATTGGTTCAGTTATAAACAAAGAAACAAGAACTCTACCAGTAAAAGTATTGCTTGACAATAAAGAAAGTGTTTTAAATCCAGGTGCATTTATTCAGCTAAATATTTCCACAGGACAAAAGAAAAACTTAATTGTAATTCCAAGAACTGCGCTTGCCCAAATTGATAAAGAAGGTACTGAAGGAAAACACAAACACATTGTTTATTTAAAAGAAGGTAAATTTTTTATTCCACGAAAAATTGAAGTTGAAGCACATGATTCTGATACAGTAGAAGTTATTTCAGGACTTACTCCTGGTGAAGTTATAGTTTCAAAAGGTACTTATCAGCTTGAGTTTGGAGAAGGGGAAGAAGAACATGAGCATATAAAGCAAGAAAAAACATATCCCAAGTGGCTTATCCCTGTTGGATTTTTAATTACTTTAATAGTTGGATTCCTGCTAGGCAAAAAGAAACCAAGAACTAGTTTATGA
- a CDS encoding CDP-alcohol phosphatidyltransferase family protein — MTEVFKSTFSEKHGESLLRSYELKYLTPLVSLIPKWIKSYHLTLLSILWSLLIVLFSYFARENIKWLWLVSLTIFFQYLSDYFDGSVGRYRNDGLAKWGYYMDHLLDYIFLASIFLGYFMIVDEIYKYYVFFLFVLMAGFMISSFLYFSVSNKFKTCYLGLGPTEERLLLIIVNSLSAVYGKVILENSLFFFLSFHLLVLIYVIYKAQKEIWFIDLNKEEN, encoded by the coding sequence ATGACAGAAGTTTTTAAATCTACTTTTAGTGAAAAACATGGCGAGTCTTTACTAAGATCTTATGAGTTAAAATACTTAACTCCTCTTGTCTCATTAATACCAAAATGGATTAAAAGCTATCATTTGACACTGTTAAGTATTCTTTGGAGTTTACTTATAGTTTTATTTAGTTACTTTGCAAGAGAAAATATAAAATGGCTTTGGTTAGTTTCACTTACTATATTTTTTCAATATCTATCTGACTATTTTGATGGCTCAGTTGGAAGATATAGGAACGATGGACTTGCTAAATGGGGTTATTACATGGACCATCTTCTTGATTATATTTTCTTAGCTAGCATATTTCTAGGTTATTTTATGATTGTAGATGAGATTTACAAATATTATGTTTTTTTTCTTTTTGTATTAATGGCTGGGTTTATGATAAGTTCGTTTCTTTATTTTTCAGTAAGCAATAAATTTAAAACTTGTTATTTAGGCTTAGGGCCTACTGAAGAAAGATTACTGTTAATCATTGTTAATTCTCTTAGTGCAGTTTATGGGAAAGTAATTTTAGAAAATTCTTTATTCTTTTTTCTTAGCTTCCATCTACTTGTACTTATTTATGTGATTTATAAAGCTCAAAAAGAAATTTGGTTTATAGATCTTAATAAGGAGGAGAATTAA